A stretch of Nonomuraea africana DNA encodes these proteins:
- a CDS encoding alpha/beta fold hydrolase, which yields MAIAPVVVGSLLAATATSSAANSQKAKPTIVLVHGAFADASSWSDVIRRLQRDGYPVLATANPLRGLSSDAAYLRSVLDTVQGPVVLVGHSYGGSVISQAAAGDPDVKALVYIAAFIPDAGESAGELAGKFPGSTLGETLSKASYPLPGGGTGTELTIKQDRFRKQFAADVPATTAAIMAATQRPVSTLALEEKATKAAWKDIRSYALIAGQDYNIPPKAQQWMAERADARTVSVKGASHAISVSEPAAVTDLIRRAAR from the coding sequence ATGGCCATCGCTCCGGTCGTGGTCGGCTCGCTGCTGGCCGCCACCGCGACCAGTAGCGCCGCGAACTCGCAGAAGGCCAAGCCGACCATCGTCCTTGTCCACGGCGCCTTCGCCGACGCCTCCAGCTGGTCCGACGTCATCCGGCGCCTGCAGCGCGACGGCTACCCCGTCCTCGCCACGGCCAACCCCCTGCGCGGACTGAGCAGCGACGCCGCCTACCTGCGCAGCGTCCTGGACACCGTGCAAGGACCCGTGGTCCTGGTCGGCCACTCCTACGGCGGCTCGGTCATCAGCCAGGCAGCCGCCGGCGACCCCGACGTCAAGGCCCTGGTCTACATCGCCGCGTTCATCCCCGACGCCGGCGAAAGCGCCGGTGAGCTGGCCGGCAAGTTCCCCGGCAGCACCCTGGGCGAAACCCTGAGCAAGGCCTCCTACCCCCTGCCCGGCGGCGGCACCGGCACCGAACTGACCATCAAGCAGGACAGGTTCCGCAAGCAGTTCGCCGCCGACGTGCCCGCCACCACCGCCGCGATCATGGCCGCCACCCAGCGGCCGGTCTCCACCCTGGCACTGGAGGAGAAGGCCACCAAGGCCGCCTGGAAGGACATCCGCTCCTACGCCCTGATCGCCGGCCAGGACTACAACATCCCGCCCAAGGCCCAGCAGTGGATGGCCGAGCGCGCCGACGCCCGCACCGTCAGCGTCAAGGGCGCCTCACACGCGATCTCGGTCTCCGAACCCGCGGCGGTCACCGACCTCATCCGCCGCGCCGCCCGCTGA
- a CDS encoding alpha/beta fold hydrolase yields MTTSPTVVLVHGAFAESASWNGVITRLREHDLRVIAIANPLRSLSGDADVVAGLVSSLDGPVVLVGHSYGGQVISGAVRGDDRVKALVFVAAFAPEEGESIAELSGRFPGSTLGETLNAVALPDGSTDLYIRQERYHQQFAADLPPERAALDAVTQRPLNDRALQDKSGPPAWRHLPSWFVYPELDFNIPLAAHRFMAERAGAREQVEIAGASHALPASQPIAVADVILKAVKAVA; encoded by the coding sequence ATGACCACTTCGCCCACCGTCGTTCTCGTCCATGGGGCGTTCGCCGAGTCGGCCAGCTGGAACGGCGTCATCACCAGGCTGCGTGAGCATGACCTGCGCGTGATCGCCATCGCCAACCCGCTGCGTAGCCTGTCGGGTGACGCCGACGTCGTAGCCGGCCTGGTGTCCTCCCTCGACGGCCCGGTCGTCCTGGTCGGCCATTCCTACGGCGGCCAGGTCATCTCGGGCGCCGTCCGCGGCGACGACCGGGTCAAGGCGCTGGTGTTCGTGGCCGCGTTCGCGCCCGAGGAGGGCGAGAGCATCGCCGAGCTGAGCGGCCGCTTTCCCGGCAGCACACTCGGCGAGACCCTGAACGCGGTCGCGCTGCCCGATGGCAGCACCGATCTGTACATCCGCCAGGAGCGCTACCACCAGCAGTTCGCCGCCGACCTGCCGCCGGAGCGCGCCGCCCTGGACGCCGTCACCCAGCGGCCGTTGAACGATCGGGCGCTGCAGGACAAGTCCGGTCCGCCGGCCTGGCGGCACCTGCCGTCCTGGTTCGTCTATCCCGAACTGGACTTCAACATCCCGCTTGCCGCCCACCGGTTCATGGCGGAACGGGCCGGTGCCCGCGAGCAGGTGGAGATCGCCGGCGCCTCGCACGCGTTGCCCGCCTCCCAGCCCATCGCCGTCGCCGATGTCATCCTCAAGGCCGTCAAAGCCGTGGCATGA
- a CDS encoding helix-turn-helix domain-containing protein: MTRSPGVSTAVRGEEARAILERAVTASDAGPSLRLRLIFDRARALLTEDPEPHFQAALKDPAGEEWPFERAQTRLEFGEWLRRARRITEARAMLAQALQIFERLGAAPWAERARAELRAAGLTPGPVSRGALASLPAHNRQIVELAAEGLTNKEIGERLYLSYRTVGSHLYQAFPLLGVTSRSQLRQAVESERAEVAQTARAMQMRAFRRAPAS; encoded by the coding sequence ATGACCAGGTCGCCGGGGGTCAGTACGGCGGTGCGAGGCGAGGAGGCCCGCGCCATTCTCGAACGCGCCGTTACCGCGAGCGACGCGGGCCCTTCCCTGCGGCTACGCCTGATCTTCGACCGGGCCCGCGCCCTGCTCACCGAGGATCCCGAACCGCACTTTCAGGCGGCGCTCAAGGATCCGGCGGGCGAGGAATGGCCGTTCGAGCGGGCACAGACCCGGCTGGAATTCGGCGAATGGCTCCGCCGGGCCCGCCGGATCACCGAGGCCAGGGCGATGCTCGCGCAAGCGCTGCAGATCTTCGAACGGCTGGGCGCCGCCCCCTGGGCCGAACGGGCCCGAGCGGAGCTCCGCGCGGCGGGTCTGACCCCCGGACCCGTCAGCCGGGGAGCGCTGGCCAGCCTCCCCGCCCACAACCGCCAGATCGTCGAACTGGCCGCCGAAGGGCTTACCAACAAGGAGATCGGCGAGCGGCTCTACCTGTCGTACCGCACCGTGGGCAGTCACCTCTACCAGGCCTTCCCCCTCCTCGGCGTCACCTCCCGGTCCCAGCTCAGACAAGCCGTCGAGTCTGAGCGCGCTGAGGTCGCTCAGACGGCCCGGGCTATGCAGATGCGCGCCTTCAGACGCGCTCCGGCCTCGTAG
- a CDS encoding helix-turn-helix transcriptional regulator, giving the protein MGSALIDTGRWAEADDLLEEAATLAAVHKLRHLEIDVEALRVTLQALRGQPAVMPADPAWTAVGLEENRATHARLLHAAGTAAAAAGDFDGAFRHFRLLFDGDGAPLHYFLSHRSVADLAAAAQRTGQWEEAARIVAAVRTALGPRPTTRMTLLLHHAAALTGDPKDAEHHFRLATVNPVGEEWPLARAQARLHYAQWLRRRRRPLDARPLLATALESFTRLGAIGLAEEARGELRASGVATSPAPADPLAGLTAQQRQIVRLAAQGLRNREIAEQLMLSPRTVSYHLYNVYPKLGVSSRNQLRALLGDL; this is encoded by the coding sequence ATGGGTTCGGCGCTGATCGACACCGGGCGGTGGGCGGAGGCCGACGACCTGCTGGAGGAGGCCGCGACGCTCGCGGCCGTGCACAAGCTGCGGCACCTGGAGATCGACGTCGAGGCGCTGCGGGTGACCCTCCAAGCCCTGCGCGGTCAGCCCGCAGTCATGCCGGCCGACCCGGCTTGGACGGCCGTCGGCCTGGAGGAGAACCGGGCCACACACGCGCGCCTGCTGCACGCCGCCGGCACCGCCGCCGCGGCGGCGGGCGACTTCGACGGCGCGTTTCGTCACTTCCGGCTGCTGTTCGACGGGGACGGCGCACCTTTGCACTACTTCCTGTCGCACCGGTCGGTGGCCGACCTCGCGGCGGCCGCCCAGCGGACGGGCCAGTGGGAAGAGGCGGCCCGCATCGTGGCGGCGGTGCGCACCGCGCTGGGCCCGCGGCCGACGACCCGGATGACGCTGCTGCTTCACCACGCCGCCGCGCTGACCGGCGACCCGAAGGACGCCGAGCACCACTTCCGGCTGGCCACGGTGAACCCGGTGGGCGAGGAGTGGCCGCTGGCCCGGGCCCAGGCGAGGCTGCACTACGCGCAGTGGCTGCGCAGGCGGCGACGCCCGCTGGACGCCCGCCCGCTCCTGGCCACGGCGCTGGAGTCGTTCACCCGGCTCGGCGCGATCGGCCTGGCCGAGGAGGCACGCGGTGAGCTGCGGGCCAGTGGTGTGGCCACCTCGCCCGCCCCGGCCGATCCGCTGGCGGGGCTGACCGCCCAGCAGCGCCAGATCGTACGGCTGGCGGCGCAGGGACTACGCAACCGAGAGATCGCCGAGCAGCTGATGCTCTCCCCGCGCACGGTCAGCTATCACCTCTACAACGTTTATCCGAAGCTCGGCGTGAGCAGCCGCAACCAACTCCGGGCTCTGCTGGGCGATCTGTGA
- a CDS encoding alpha/beta hydrolase, whose protein sequence is MSTVKPVLEEAAQAFAEATANPPYLFDLDPADGRKAVDQAQTPEIEVPGTGKEILTVADGLTVSVFRPAGVSGPLPVIIYVHGAGWVFGNDHTHGRLARELALGVGAAVVFVNYSASPEARYPVAIEQVHTAARWVVEHGSAHGLDASRLAVAGDSVGGNMAIALTLLAKERGGIPLAAQVLFYPVTDAAFDTGSYHEFAEGYFLRRDGMQWFWDQYTTDPAERAQITASPLRASLEELAGLPPALVITAEADVLRDEGEEYANKLRAAGVAVTAVRYQGVIHDFVMLNALRGTHAAERAIRQAIDFLSTALKTR, encoded by the coding sequence ATGTCCACTGTCAAACCGGTTCTCGAGGAGGCCGCGCAGGCCTTCGCCGAGGCCACCGCCAACCCGCCCTACCTGTTCGACCTCGATCCCGCCGACGGCCGCAAGGCCGTGGACCAGGCTCAGACGCCCGAGATCGAGGTGCCCGGCACCGGCAAGGAGATTCTCACGGTCGCCGACGGGCTGACTGTGAGCGTGTTCCGGCCGGCGGGGGTGAGCGGCCCCCTGCCGGTGATCATCTATGTGCACGGGGCGGGCTGGGTGTTCGGCAACGACCACACCCACGGCCGTCTGGCCCGCGAGCTGGCCCTCGGCGTGGGCGCGGCGGTGGTGTTCGTCAACTACAGCGCTTCCCCCGAGGCCCGCTACCCGGTCGCGATCGAACAGGTCCACACCGCCGCCCGCTGGGTGGTCGAGCACGGCTCCGCCCATGGTCTGGACGCCTCCCGTCTGGCGGTCGCCGGAGACTCGGTCGGCGGGAACATGGCCATCGCGCTCACGTTGCTGGCCAAGGAGCGGGGCGGGATTCCGCTGGCGGCGCAGGTGCTGTTCTATCCGGTCACCGACGCCGCCTTCGACACCGGCTCCTACCACGAGTTCGCCGAGGGGTACTTCCTGCGCCGCGACGGCATGCAGTGGTTCTGGGACCAGTACACCACCGATCCCGCCGAGCGTGCGCAGATCACCGCCTCGCCGCTGCGAGCGAGCCTGGAGGAGCTGGCCGGGCTGCCGCCGGCACTCGTCATCACCGCTGAGGCCGATGTGTTGCGCGACGAGGGCGAGGAGTACGCGAACAAGCTGCGCGCGGCCGGGGTCGCGGTCACCGCTGTGCGCTACCAGGGCGTCATCCACGACTTCGTGATGCTCAACGCCCTGCGCGGCACTCATGCCGCCGAAAGGGCCATCCGCCAGGCCATCGACTTTCTGTCCACCGCGCTGAAGACCCGCTAG
- a CDS encoding TIGR03619 family F420-dependent LLM class oxidoreductase — MRIGFAVPQYGAFADPEFIGRASASLESMGYDSLWASDRILVPLAPSDPYPGGDGTIPEAFTTFFDPLSALTLAALSTSDIRLGTSTLNALWQPAVVLARSLASLDLLSRGRLDVGIGLGWLRDEYAAAGVPWQGRGVRLEETLDLMETLWAEEVVEHKGPLWTVPPSHVHLKPAQRPRPPILLAGFTHAALERVGRRADGWLGAALPQPYLESLWGTALQAAERAGRDPSALRMVIRLNPMIVDEPADPAHVPHAGTVSQIIEYLFALGAAGAHEVFVDVQATTRSRGELLDVAESLITGLRAG; from the coding sequence ATGCGCATCGGCTTCGCGGTACCACAATATGGCGCCTTCGCCGACCCGGAATTCATCGGCCGTGCCAGTGCGAGTTTGGAGAGCATGGGCTACGACAGCCTGTGGGCGAGTGATCGCATCCTCGTGCCACTGGCACCCAGTGATCCATATCCTGGGGGAGACGGCACGATCCCGGAGGCCTTCACAACGTTCTTCGATCCGTTGTCGGCCCTGACCTTGGCGGCCCTCAGCACGAGCGACATACGGCTGGGGACCAGCACGCTCAACGCCTTGTGGCAGCCGGCCGTCGTGCTCGCTCGCAGCCTGGCCTCGCTCGACCTGCTCAGCCGCGGGCGGCTGGACGTGGGCATCGGGCTGGGCTGGTTGCGGGACGAGTACGCGGCGGCGGGGGTGCCCTGGCAGGGGAGGGGCGTCCGGCTGGAGGAGACGCTCGACCTGATGGAGACCCTCTGGGCCGAGGAGGTGGTGGAGCACAAGGGGCCGCTGTGGACGGTGCCGCCTTCCCACGTTCACCTCAAGCCCGCCCAACGACCCCGTCCGCCGATCCTGCTCGCCGGTTTCACCCATGCGGCCCTGGAACGCGTCGGCAGGCGCGCCGACGGCTGGCTGGGGGCGGCACTGCCTCAGCCGTACCTGGAGTCGTTGTGGGGTACGGCGCTACAGGCCGCCGAGCGGGCCGGCCGGGACCCATCGGCGCTGCGCATGGTGATACGGCTCAATCCGATGATCGTTGATGAGCCGGCCGACCCTGCCCACGTGCCCCATGCCGGTACCGTGAGCCAGATCATCGAGTACCTGTTCGCCCTGGGCGCGGCGGGCGCTCATGAAGTGTTCGTCGACGTGCAGGCGACGACACGATCGCGCGGCGAACTGCTGGATGTCGCGGAGTCCCTCATCACGGGGCTGCGCGCGGGTTGA
- a CDS encoding LysE family translocator, whose amino-acid sequence MINWVGFIPAALLISLVPGANQLLGLSNAVRHGTAYALAGIGGRLAAFVVLIGLVVAGLGAILATSATALTVIKWVGVVYLAWIGFSSLRRARRAPAATSTASPSDTGQRLRPLIVNEFVVGISNPKALLLFAALLPQFTGGPAGDADKQLVLLGAAYLAIEFVVGLGYIGIGSGIGAIGISARTHRRIDLGSGLCFLGLAGLLAVDDVT is encoded by the coding sequence ATGATCAACTGGGTCGGCTTCATTCCTGCCGCTCTCCTCATCTCCCTCGTCCCCGGAGCGAATCAGCTCCTTGGCCTGAGCAATGCCGTACGCCATGGCACCGCGTACGCCCTGGCCGGAATCGGCGGGCGGCTGGCGGCCTTCGTCGTTCTCATCGGGCTGGTCGTGGCCGGGCTCGGCGCGATATTGGCCACCTCGGCCACGGCGCTCACGGTGATCAAGTGGGTGGGTGTCGTCTATCTCGCGTGGATCGGGTTCTCGAGTCTGCGCCGTGCCCGGCGCGCGCCGGCCGCCACCTCAACCGCCTCCCCGTCCGACACCGGCCAGAGGCTGCGGCCGCTCATCGTCAACGAATTCGTCGTGGGGATCAGCAATCCCAAGGCTCTGCTGCTCTTCGCCGCCTTGTTGCCCCAGTTCACGGGCGGACCGGCAGGTGACGCGGACAAGCAGCTCGTCTTGCTCGGGGCGGCCTACCTCGCCATCGAGTTCGTTGTCGGCCTCGGCTATATCGGAATCGGAAGCGGGATCGGGGCGATCGGGATCTCGGCGCGAACCCACCGCAGGATCGATCTCGGCAGCGGCCTGTGCTTCCTCGGCCTCGCCGGGCTCCTCGCCGTGGACGACGTCACCTGA
- a CDS encoding alpha/beta fold hydrolase has protein sequence MRRLLVWRVSSGRSTTVGDRRRHVPPAGHWGPDPFAPEEGESIAELSGRFPGGTLGETLFPVALPDGSTDLYIRQDRYHAQFAADLPAERAALDAVTQRPLNDRALNDRAGTPAWRDLPSWFVYPELDFNIPLAAHRFMAERAGAREVVEIAGASHALPASQPHAVAEVILRVVKAVA, from the coding sequence ATGCGGCGCTTACTCGTGTGGAGGGTCAGTTCGGGCAGGAGCACCACGGTCGGAGATCGGCGCCGTCACGTTCCCCCAGCCGGGCACTGGGGTCCAGACCCGTTCGCGCCCGAGGAAGGGGAGAGCATCGCCGAACTGAGCGGCCGCTTTCCAGGCGGCACGCTCGGTGAGACGTTGTTCCCGGTGGCTCTGCCCGACGGCAGCACGGATCTGTACATCCGTCAGGACCGCTACCACGCGCAGTTCGCCGCCGATCTGCCGGCGGAGCGTGCCGCCTTGGACGCCGTCACGCAGCGGCCGTTGAACGACCGGGCGCTGAACGACCGGGCCGGTACGCCGGCCTGGCGGGATCTGCCGTCGTGGTTCGTCTATCCCGAGCTGGACTTCAACATCCCCCTGGCCGCGCACCGGTTCATGGCCGAGCGGGCCGGTGCCCGCGAGGTCGTGGAGATCGCCGGAGCTTCGCACGCGCTGCCGGCTTCTCAGCCGCATGCGGTGGCCGAGGTCATCCTGCGGGTGGTCAAGGCCGTCGCCTGA
- a CDS encoding GNAT family N-acetyltransferase, with product MHDFRPSLLPSGAHADPAVLARLSGLVNEVYAEAESGLWHAGAARTTVEEVAELTAAGQIAVACLGTYIVGCVRIRPPDHRAAEFGMLAADPAHRGHGIGHELVAFAERRALDSGRPVMQLEILTPRSWTHPSKEFLAGWYTRLGYLRTGVSPVEGSYPALAPLLATPCDLVVYRKRL from the coding sequence GTGCACGATTTTCGTCCATCTCTGCTGCCGTCCGGCGCGCACGCCGACCCCGCCGTGCTCGCGCGGCTGTCCGGCCTGGTCAACGAGGTCTACGCCGAGGCCGAGAGCGGCCTGTGGCATGCGGGCGCGGCCCGTACGACCGTCGAGGAGGTCGCCGAGCTGACCGCCGCCGGGCAGATCGCGGTGGCCTGCCTGGGCACGTACATCGTCGGCTGCGTCCGCATCCGCCCCCCGGATCACCGCGCGGCCGAGTTCGGCATGCTCGCGGCCGATCCCGCGCACCGCGGCCACGGCATCGGCCACGAGCTGGTCGCCTTCGCCGAGCGTCGCGCCCTCGACAGCGGACGCCCGGTCATGCAGCTCGAAATCCTCACGCCCCGGTCCTGGACGCATCCCTCCAAAGAGTTCCTGGCCGGCTGGTACACCCGGCTCGGCTACCTGCGGACCGGCGTCAGCCCGGTCGAGGGGTCCTACCCGGCGCTGGCTCCGTTGCTGGCCACCCCATGTGACCTGGTGGTCTACCGCAAGCGTCTCTAG
- a CDS encoding alpha/beta hydrolase, whose amino-acid sequence MSFEPVTGPGEPDRLAVVLDPLVQRFVEASAAPPYLHQLGPLDGRQALLEIQGHAHDDFDVDAEYAVAPVGPSGLVGFWTFRPPRTAGPLPVVVYLHGGRWMLGDARTHARMICELAAASGAAFVVPEYTRTPEARYPVALEESYAVLTWLVEQAAALGLDGRRLAVAGDCAGATMATALTMMAKQRGGPRIRAQLLYYPTTDPYCDTVSREKFASGYLLTRAALEWYWQQYTDDGDEIAEPTASPLRATTADLSGLPPALVVSAEADVVRDEGEQYARLLRRAGVPVTCVRYLGTVHDFAFLNPLRDSPPTVAAVRQGGRFLKDALADRR is encoded by the coding sequence GTGAGTTTCGAGCCCGTCACGGGCCCAGGAGAGCCCGACCGCTTGGCCGTCGTCCTCGATCCCCTCGTTCAGCGGTTCGTCGAGGCCTCGGCCGCACCGCCCTACCTGCACCAGCTCGGTCCGCTCGACGGCCGGCAGGCGCTCCTGGAGATCCAGGGCCACGCGCACGACGACTTCGATGTAGACGCCGAGTACGCGGTGGCGCCGGTGGGCCCCTCCGGGCTCGTCGGCTTCTGGACGTTCCGGCCTCCACGGACGGCCGGTCCTCTACCCGTGGTCGTGTACCTGCACGGCGGCCGCTGGATGCTCGGCGACGCGCGGACTCACGCGCGCATGATCTGCGAGCTGGCGGCCGCCAGCGGCGCCGCGTTCGTGGTGCCCGAGTACACCCGCACGCCCGAGGCCCGCTACCCGGTCGCCCTCGAGGAGTCGTACGCGGTGCTGACCTGGTTGGTCGAGCAGGCCGCCGCCCTGGGGCTGGATGGCCGGAGGCTGGCGGTGGCCGGCGACTGTGCCGGTGCGACCATGGCGACGGCGCTCACCATGATGGCCAAGCAGCGTGGCGGCCCCCGTATCCGCGCGCAGCTGCTGTACTACCCGACGACCGACCCGTACTGCGACACCGTGTCGCGGGAAAAGTTCGCGTCCGGCTACCTTCTGACGCGCGCGGCGTTGGAGTGGTACTGGCAGCAGTACACCGACGACGGCGATGAGATCGCCGAACCCACTGCCTCGCCGCTGCGGGCCACCACGGCGGATCTCTCGGGGTTGCCTCCCGCCCTGGTCGTATCGGCGGAGGCGGACGTCGTCCGGGACGAGGGTGAGCAGTACGCGCGCCTGCTGCGGCGGGCGGGCGTGCCGGTGACCTGCGTGCGCTACCTGGGGACGGTGCACGACTTCGCATTCCTGAACCCGCTGCGGGACAGCCCGCCCACGGTGGCCGCGGTGAGGCAGGGTGGCCGCTTCCTCAAAGACGCCCTGGCCGACCGGCGCTGA
- a CDS encoding GNAT family N-acetyltransferase produces the protein MEELPTALAESIEAEFMYQYVSMAPPPMKSALGIATTRIGGGVATSVRNDPTEFWSKALGFGFDEPVTHDLIGRVVDFYRSQDSKVAVLQIAPSVLPPDWEEIRAAYNLRPGAYNVKLACPVETFWPGESKLDIRPVGPEAAMEWATVGLRGFGMPEEGLAEMLAGSNDHPDFHPFAAWDGDTMIATANLFIRGSIGSLNAGATLPEHRNQGAQSALLARRAMEAAAMGCSWLVAETGLPAQGAANPSLNNMLRAGLRPLYSRRDWIWRPDAG, from the coding sequence ATGGAAGAACTGCCGACCGCTCTCGCCGAGAGTATCGAGGCGGAATTCATGTACCAGTACGTGTCGATGGCGCCGCCGCCGATGAAGTCCGCGTTGGGGATCGCCACCACGCGCATCGGTGGCGGCGTGGCGACGTCGGTGCGCAACGACCCCACCGAGTTCTGGAGCAAGGCGCTCGGATTCGGCTTCGACGAGCCGGTCACGCACGACCTCATCGGCCGCGTGGTGGACTTCTACCGGTCGCAGGACAGCAAGGTCGCCGTCCTCCAGATCGCCCCTTCCGTCCTGCCGCCGGACTGGGAGGAGATCCGCGCCGCCTACAATCTCCGCCCTGGAGCGTACAACGTGAAGCTGGCCTGTCCGGTTGAGACGTTCTGGCCCGGCGAGAGCAAGCTGGACATCAGGCCGGTCGGCCCGGAGGCCGCCATGGAATGGGCGACGGTCGGCCTCCGGGGGTTCGGGATGCCCGAGGAAGGGCTCGCCGAGATGCTGGCGGGCAGCAACGACCACCCGGATTTCCACCCGTTCGCCGCATGGGACGGCGACACGATGATCGCCACCGCCAACCTCTTCATCCGCGGGTCGATCGGCTCTCTCAACGCCGGCGCGACACTGCCCGAACACCGTAACCAGGGCGCGCAGTCAGCCCTGCTCGCCAGGCGCGCCATGGAGGCCGCGGCCATGGGCTGTAGCTGGCTGGTGGCGGAGACCGGGCTGCCGGCGCAAGGAGCGGCCAACCCCTCGCTGAACAACATGCTCCGCGCCGGGCTGCGCCCGCTGTACAGCCGGCGGGACTGGATCTGGCGGCCGGACGCCGGCTGA
- a CDS encoding AAA family ATPase, translating to MAEPAVTLVGRRSEIRRILDVIEAERGESRILLLLGEAGTGKTRLVAAATDHARGGGWVVLACQGSEAESQQSFASLHQLLLPVLPEAGTLAEHLRGALESAVGIAPVGGQPDPMLLRVAVLTLLTGVSRRRPVLLVVDDVQHSDRDSLDVLGFVARRIAAEDVSVLLTSRGQTPPEGVAGDLPTLLLGPLSEQAAADLVDAQPHPPTGRTRIDLLQQAGGNPLAIIELCRAAKMGGTGALPDGGLPRTERIQQMYAARLHGLPEITQRLILYAAASEYEDLATIMAAAGAGQDIAVWAPAEAAGLVTVADGRVAFRHPLARAGSYHGAPAYLRQRAHRDLAAALTADPARRAWHLAAACLGQDESVAAALEDTAELAERRGGFFAAARALERSAECSPAARDRARRYAKALRAANNAGDPSWVRELYGKVTALTHDPDVLGLAACGAGMALSLFGHQREAFQVLLGALEPKSPKHGTTALALTAVLQGVAFQSGLPEVRGG from the coding sequence GTGGCCGAGCCCGCTGTGACGCTGGTCGGCCGGCGGTCCGAGATCCGTCGCATCCTGGACGTCATCGAGGCGGAGCGCGGCGAATCGCGGATCCTGCTCCTGCTCGGCGAGGCCGGCACTGGCAAGACGAGGTTGGTGGCCGCCGCCACCGACCATGCGCGCGGCGGCGGATGGGTCGTGCTGGCGTGTCAGGGCAGCGAAGCGGAGTCGCAGCAGTCCTTCGCGTCCTTGCACCAGTTGCTTCTTCCTGTCCTGCCGGAGGCCGGCACTCTTGCCGAGCATCTGCGGGGGGCGCTGGAGAGCGCGGTGGGCATCGCTCCCGTGGGCGGGCAGCCGGACCCGATGCTGCTGCGTGTGGCGGTCCTGACATTGCTGACAGGCGTCTCCCGGCGGCGGCCCGTCCTGCTGGTCGTGGACGACGTCCAGCACTCCGACCGAGACTCTCTCGACGTCCTCGGCTTCGTGGCCCGCCGTATCGCGGCGGAGGACGTTTCGGTGCTGCTGACGTCGCGTGGGCAGACTCCCCCGGAGGGTGTCGCCGGGGACCTGCCCACGCTGCTGCTGGGGCCATTGAGCGAGCAGGCCGCGGCTGACCTCGTGGACGCTCAGCCGCACCCGCCCACCGGCCGTACGCGGATCGACCTGCTCCAGCAGGCCGGCGGAAATCCGCTGGCCATCATCGAGCTGTGCCGGGCGGCCAAGATGGGTGGCACGGGAGCGCTGCCCGATGGTGGGCTGCCGCGGACGGAGCGCATCCAGCAGATGTACGCAGCGCGTCTGCACGGCCTGCCGGAGATCACCCAGCGGCTGATCCTGTACGCGGCGGCGTCGGAGTACGAAGACCTCGCCACGATCATGGCCGCCGCCGGCGCGGGGCAGGATATCGCGGTATGGGCTCCCGCCGAGGCCGCCGGCCTGGTCACCGTCGCGGACGGGCGAGTCGCCTTCCGGCATCCGCTGGCGCGTGCAGGCTCGTATCACGGGGCCCCGGCCTACCTCCGGCAGCGGGCGCATCGGGATTTGGCAGCGGCGCTGACGGCGGATCCGGCCCGCCGGGCCTGGCATCTGGCCGCCGCGTGCCTCGGCCAGGACGAGTCGGTGGCGGCGGCGCTGGAGGACACCGCGGAGCTCGCCGAGCGGCGCGGCGGGTTCTTCGCGGCGGCGCGGGCGCTGGAGCGCTCGGCGGAGTGCAGCCCCGCAGCCAGGGACCGGGCACGCCGGTACGCCAAGGCGCTCAGGGCCGCCAACAACGCCGGCGACCCCTCGTGGGTGCGCGAGCTGTACGGCAAGGTCACGGCGCTGACTCATGATCCGGACGTGCTAGGCCTGGCGGCGTGCGGCGCCGGCATGGCCCTGTCGTTGTTCGGCCACCAGCGGGAGGCGTTCCAGGTGCTGCTCGGAGCGCTGGAGCCGAAGTCCCCGAAGCATGGTACGACGGCGCTCGCCCTGACCGCCGTGCTTCAGGGAGTCGCGTTCCAGTCAGGGCTGCCCGAGGTCAGGGGCGGATAG